The DNA sequence gtaatacataaaaatgttgactttttatttttttaatttgaaaaaaatatttttgaatataaaagaaaaaaggaatacgcatgttttttatgaaaaaaaaaaagaaaaacgatTTACAAGTCGCATTTAAGATCATTtacattaataaattaattgaaGGCCATTGTCTAAATGTGCTAAATAAAAATTGGTTACACATTTATGTAAATTGAATAAGACAAACTCAATTTAaacatatacatataaattGAATCAATCCAATTCAATTTATGTACAAATGTTCAAATTCAAGTAAATCAAACTAACATATTCAACTTActaacaaagagaaatagaaaatagTAAATCGAAATAATGATTCCATTTACTAATTTTTCTGAAAGAATAGTGAAAGTAACTACTCAATGTTACATTATACTCACTCATTCTAGTACCATTACTACACACTAGTTCTCTAACTTTCTTATTAATTCACTTTTATTTACtaaatatctataaaaaatacttaaaatagcaaatattttataatttaataaaaaaatttgggtttaaattttcaaataacaaaaaatatttttaaatatattatatatttttgaattaattacCATTCAttcattatataaaataaatatctattataatatatagttattatttgttaatgtagagttattataaaataaatatcttgCTTTAATTTTAGTAAAAAGTTTATATCTGTAGAAAATCTCATTTGATTTTGTTTCTATTAGTGTTGCGATTCTATTCTGCCTTTAATTTTACCAAGACTAAGAGTGGgcaataataaataataaataatttgaataaaaaaaattggtcgTATGCATGCACATTTAATTTTGAGCAAGTCCAGATTTGATGCCCAATTTGTGCTCAAATTTATTTATGGTCAAATTTGtgctcaaattttaaatttatttatggtTCGGTTTTCTGCCTTTCTTTGCAGTTaatatatacttatatatacttatatatatacacacatttaGAATATGCTTGTATTTATATTCTGTATATTTTGCATTAATCTTGTTTATTGAAAATTTCATAGTGAAAAATCAGAAAAGAACATATATCAGTATGGTTAAAATTATGTATCAAGGctatttctttcttctcttcctcGCCATGAGTTTTGTGATCCAAGTTGCCCATGTGAGTTCTCTCATTTGCTTCCTGAAAACTCTAATTTTCCTTCCCTTGAATCATACTCAGATTATGTTACATTATAAACTCTAATTTTCATTAACCTttaatctttattttcttaCAGGGTGGTGGTGAAGGCTCACTAACACCAGAACGTACGTACTAATCTGGAACTCATTGTGTTAAATTAACAAACTTTGTTACTGTTTAGAATATATAAatgtctttaaaaattttttattacgttaagatttttaaattttataaaattaagaCATATggatctttttattattttttttttacttatttatcTAAGTGAAAATAATAGATttgactaaaataaaaatttatatgtcttatttttataaaattcagaggctttaatataataaaaattttttagagataaaaatgtttgaaacaaaatttttgaGAGTGTATTGTTTATATGCAGAATGTGGGGATGCATGTGATTTTCGTTGTTCAGACACACAATACAGGAAGGCATGCTTAACTTATTGCAACCTGTGCTGCCAAAAATGCTTATGTGTGCCATCAGGAACCTATGGTCACAAGGAGGAATGTCCATGCTATAACAACTGGAAAACCAAAAGAGGAGGCCCCAAATGCCCCTAATTCAATAATCCCTGGCCCCTATTCTATTATTCTTCttaattaaagtttttttttctttacctTTAAATAATCATGTTAGCACTTAGCACATTGGCATGCGGAAGAAAGCTAcaaatatcaataataatatataatttttttcatatataaatGTGAAAATAAATTATCATGTACGTAAGTAATGGCAGCgtattgattattattattattattattattattattattattattattgttgttgttgtataataatttaaagaaaacCTAACATTAATTCAGTCAACTAATTCGAATATATaccaacaaataaaaaaaatgaatatcagaagaaacatctaaaattaaaaaaagttaaataaaaaacatttaaaagtaaaataaaataaattgatttagaataaataatttaagattttaaaatttattgtgTGGGATTTAAAATTTATGGGCAGAGACTACGCAAGGGGTTGGGTGAGAGAAGAGCAAGCAgggttttttttataataaaaaaaaacaaaaaaaaacttatatttgAGAGAGTTAgtgtgtaaaaaaaataaaaatatataatttgcaAAATTGACAGAATATTAGGGTTTAACCCTTTACTTTCTAAAGTCACATATATATACAAGTATAGTAGTGCTTGCTATAAGGATAAAATCTGTTAGAATAGAAAACAGATTTTATCCTAAAAATAAGAAGCTTAACCACAATTTTATGTAATAAATTGACTATTTTTGATAACCAATTCTTTAttgagcaatgctagggggacagcaatttttgtgattgttagccatcaattaaccatcaatgatgatttgatggtgtgagatatcatccaatggctcacctttctctactggttacatgctggccaaaattcaatagaATTGCTAGCCTCCTAGACTTTCCCTTCTTTATTTTCACTAACATCCCCTCTTAAACGGATTGTTGGTCACTGACAACTCTCAATTTGTATCGAAACTTGAGAAAAGTTGATGCAGACAGTGATTTAATCAGTATATCAACAATATCTACTCATTGTCTGGGACATGAACCACATGAAACAGCTTTTAACGAATCAGGTTTAAATATCAATCTGAAAgtatttaattttgtcatgaAAAACTAGATTGGATGTGAAAAATATTGTACTCAGATTGTTACAGAAAATTGTTGGAGAGGTTGTTAGCTTAACTCTAAGTTCAGACAGCAAATTCTTGAACCAGATAACCTCAGCTCCATAGTCTGCTAAACTCTAAAATTCTGCTTCAGTGGAAGACCTGCTGATCGTGTTCTGCTTCCTGCAAGACCATGTAAGAATATTAGTACTAAGAAACACACAGAACTCCGAGACAGACTTCGTATCTTCAAGATTCGATGCCCAATCTGtatcaaaaaaataatacaacCTAAAATCTTGACACTTATAAAACACAAGACCCCGATCTTTGGTCCCTTGTAAATATCTAAGAATCTATTTAACTGCTTTTCAGTAAGCCAATTTAGGAGTATGCATGTATTGGCTGACTTTACAAACAGCAAATGACAAATCGGGTTTGATAATTGTGGCATAATGGAGAGAGCCTACAATAGATGAGTATAACTTGGCATCTTAAAAATCTTCGGACCCAATGCTTATTAAATACAAGGAGGACAACATAGGAGTAGGCATAAGACTAGCACACTACATCCCTACTTTAGATAGAAGGTCAGTCACATATTTGGTCTGAGACAAATACATCCTGTGCTCTGCCGTCCTCAAAACTTTAAttcctaaaaaatattttaaatttcccAAGTTTTTTAAAGAGAATATGTTATGAAGTTGTTTGATTATAAATCAATTTCAATTGCATCATTCTTTTTTGtaataatgtcatcaacatagcAAAGAATATGGATTATAGAAGTAGTAGTAGTTCTAATGAATAAAGACATATCAGATTTAGAATTAGAAAAATCAAACACTTGAAGAATAGAGCTTAGTTTAAGAAATCACTTTCTTAGAGCTTGTTTTAGACCATAAAAAGATTTGTTAAGTTTGCAAACCTTTGATTCAGCATCTATTTCAAAACCAATTGATTGAACCATGTAGATTTCTTGATGTAAATTTCTATTGAGAAAAGCATTGTTAAAATCGAATTATCCCACCACCCAATTTTTAGATAGAGCAATACTAAGGATTAACCTCATTGTAGCTGGCCGAATTACAAGACTAAAAACTTGATCGAAATCAGAACGTTCACTTTGATAAAAACTTTGAGCTACCAAACGagttttatgtttttgaatctTTCCATTTAATAATCTCTTAATAGCAAACACCCAACGACAACTTATAATTTTCGTATCTTTTGGTGGTGTAACCAGTGTGTACGTGTTTGTCTTAAGCAAAGCTTGATACTCATCTTTCATTGCTTTAAGCCAATGAGAAATATTTAGTGTagcttttatattttttggtgaTTTTGCATAAGTGATTTATGTAACAAATCAAGTGAAATGAGTTTTGGGTTTATGAATACCTGCCTTGGGTCTAATTACTATTTTATGAGTATTCTTTGATGGAGAATCAGTGAACACAAGGTGGGAATGAGAAGTGGTAGTGTCGGTAGCAGGTGCAATAGATGGAGTACTTGAAAATTATGCAGCATCATCTTTATTTTACAAATCGAAAAAACTATCAAAAGTACCCATGAAGTTTACGAACGCTCACAAAAGTACACATAAACTAAAGAAATTAACGATGTACCCATGGAAGATAGGTTTTGTATGACAAAAGTATCTAAACtctaattttttgttgattttttaataaaattttcaaactaCCCCCACTTTCAACCTCAACTCACTTTTCCAACCTTCCATAACCTAACCTGCACCTTTAAAACCTTTGCCATGGAGTCCAAAATTACTTCTATAATAGACCAGGCCGAAATCAGTAGTGGTGGTAGAGGACTTCGATCGGTTCTTGGCAGATAAATTTAGTATGGTGAgctctttttcattttttttaccaCATCCCTTCACACAAAGAAAGTCCCCAAATTAAGgaaaaaaggagaaaacaaCTGAAATGATTAAAAACTGTTCCTTTATAATTCTTTCTCTGATTTTTCATTGATATTGATTGATTCTTTTGTTAATCTCGGTGCTGCAATCTTCTGTTGCGTTACTATCCAAAACACCCATCATAAAGGTTCATTTCGTCTGTTGTAGGAGTAGTATAAAAGTGCAGAAAACATAATTATGGCAACAGCATAAAATGCCATAATACCTAAATATTATGGCGGCTCTTTAAAACTGCCGTAATATAAATGtcattttaaaatcttttttttttgtagtgaagGAACGACCACCGCGTGTAAATCTTCCACCACAGGTTCTTTCAACCACCAAAACCTCTTCCAAAAAATGAtgaagatgaaaaagaagattGAGTAAGGTGTGCTTGAGCAAGAAGAGAATCATGTTTACGAAATTTCTCAGTCATGTCATTATGCGACAAAATTGATGTCTCAACTTTTTGTAGAAAATACAATCCTGGCTTAGTCGAGACAGTAgtgataagattttgaaaatcttcatTAAGACCCTCTAAAAGAGTATCAATATGCTTGTcaatagttaaaaaaaaaattcaaagatgCTAAAGAATTAACaattttcttgatcttcaaaaCATACTCAACAACTTTGAGACCTGtttttttatattcttcaaTTGAGTTTTCAGTTGCTTAATTTTGTATCTaatagattttaaaaaataatctttaatTCTATTCCAGATATCATAAACAAAAATACAACCAACCATTTTGATCTCGAAGGTTTCATCTATAGAACAAGAAGTCATGATATAATATTGTAGTCTTCTTATCTCCATCTCTTGTATACAGTAGAGAGGATACCAATAGCATGATCGTCATGAGTAGCATATTGAATAAAAATTCTTCCAGGATGTAAATAATCTTCCAAATCTTGACAAAAGATAACAGGCAAAGCCTGCTATCGTTGGATCCTATGACTGTTCTTGTTAAGTTTGTCACTCAtgaaatgatcaaaagatcaaggATTAAAGCCAAAATTAGAAGTGAAAGATGAGGAAGAAAATACAGAGAAATTCAAATTTGCAACACCAAAAGTCATGGCTTGTATTCAAGAATGAGGCTCTTGATACCAAGAAGAGATTAGAGAAAGCAAGGTTTTCTTGacagtaaaaaaaaaacgaaaagaaCTTATATTTGAGAGAGTTAGTGTGTACCAAAAACAAAAATGTCTAATCTAtaaaattaacagaatattaaaatttaaccaTCCACTTActaaaattatgtatatataatacaAGTATAGTAGTGCTGGCTATAAGGATCAAATCTATTAGAACAAAAAACAGATTTTGTTTCTAAAAACAGGAAGTTCAACAATAATTCTATGCACCAACAAATTATAACTCGAATGATATAATTTTCTTATACTTATTTAAAAATCGTGAGTTCGAGTCTCATTCCTAACTtttggataaaaaaaaaaacacaattcTATGTAACAAATTAACTATTTTTGCTAACTAACTCTTCATTTTTACTAACAGTGAGTGAGtaaatttatttagttatagtcaataattaattattggtTGAACTTGACTAGTTTTTGTTATCTGtctagtgagtttgaaatttaATATATGCGacttttttgttttgaaatatATGTCATCTTCTAAAATTCTATATATCGTGATTTAATATATTGTGAATAAATTATATTTGAAATACAtacattaaattattaatatattaaaataattctagaaaataaatattatgGGTCTTACTTTAATACTATAAACTCTTTATATTTATTCATACAATatgcaataaaaaaattaaaaaaaacaagaatacaaaaatatcatcaccaATTTTCGAAGGTGCCAAACGTTTTCGAAACTCTTCATTTAAGATAAGTAGATAACACAACACAAAAGTTTTTCTCACACGACTAGTTTGGTTTCATTGAGGGACATGGTGACTCTGTTATTGGTTCAAGCACTTGAAGCCGTGTTTTATGGGCTTTGTCAGGTTACTATCATCTTATATATGAACACAGCATcttaggaaaaagaaaaacccAAGTTTTGTGTTCTACTCATGGAAATTGGAGTTCTTCTTTCCGCTTTTCAGTTCATGAAGGCCATATAtagatttaaataaaataattacggTTAGaatgctttaaaaaaaaaaatccaggATTATGTTAAACTCAAACgacaaaatataataaatgtaAAAACTCACatatactttaaaaaaaaaagaaagaaagaaagaccCACATGCTTTATCTTTAATTCATGGCGTCAGCTAGATCGCAAGGAAGCCCATACTTAGCAAGCAAAAGATGCATGCAATTAAGATCCATAACGTAGAgtgtatttaatttattaaaaatattatttgtatactaaaatcagGTTTCTATTATATATTcgtgtataaatacatatgtaattttaatttatttttcatactaaattACTAGAAAACACTAGAGTACCCGActcatttatttaatttaatagatTTCCCCACCTAACTTTCTTCAATCATTATGTGTGTATGTGGTGTGTAATCGTGTATTATTGATCTACACCAAAAAAATATgaggcttttttttttctttaaggAGTAACCATGTTATTAGTAATTTGCATTGGTCATAATTAAaggcattatttttagttaatttgcATGTGGAAAAAATATGGAAAAAAGAAATTTCCCAAAGACAtgaaaatatcttatcttaccAAACAGGGCATTCAGCTTAGTTACTTTCATGtgtcaaataaaatttttctttgataaTACTACATGGTAAAAGGCATTgtcttaaaaaaattcaataactATTCAAAAGATTATTCATATGAGTTACTTCTTTTTGTAAAATGTATACAAAACTGTAGATCGATATATGCACGAAATCCATGCTAGGtgttaatatataaataaaaagtagGGGGTTAAGTATTATTTTGATTCTTAAAGTATaggtcaaaattttttttaatttttttttatatacaaaataattataagatttaacttgattttaaaatcattcttaTCTTATGGATCAAAATCGTGCGAAAATGACAATAAAATACAGAAATAGAAGTAAATTGTAGacaacttctttttctttctttttttatttttcttctttcttagtccttttgaataaaaatactctttttcttattttttttattttatatttttttgttatgggtaatttagtataaaattttaatatttaaataaaaaaattttaaaattttgttttaaattttaagaacgaatttatatataaaaaaattaaaaataaaaaaatttaacttatATTTTAATCCTAAAAAATAGTATCTTCCATACATTTATGGTAACATTATCGTACAGTTAGCAATAGAAAGTCCAACACTATCAGCTCTTATATATAATTACTGCCAAGACTATTATCTGTTATTAATATACATCGTTATCAGCAACACCCAATCACAAATTGCCACCGCAACCACGCCATAATTGCCACCACTCCACCTTCTGCTTCGCTACGTCATCAACCGAGTTTGAAGGGCAATGCTCTTTGATGTCAAAAAGATTTAAACGATAAGCGCTTTTGTGAacttaattttgatattaaGGTAAACgtggagtttttttttttttttaaagatagtaggttatattttattaattattaaaaaataaaatataaagatatttAAAAGTAAGATAGTATAATAAAAGGTggggatttttcaaaaatactatACAGAAGGTATTTCATTCAATGATGCGTGGTCAAAAAacgaagaatgaatgtaactaagAGCTTGCTTCATGGAGATGACAACCTAAACTGGGAGTTCTTTGGATTTCACAGAGTAACTTGACAGAGCTTGCTAGAATGGCAGACGGCATAGAAGTAGAACCTTCAAAAATCAACTGGTTGCGAGCTTTCCAGCCGTTCCAGCAAATGATGGCAAGCAATTGAGAATTACGGTCAGCATTCTTCAACGGGTTAAGTATCTCTGTTGATGTAGTTCACCATATCCAAAAGTCGTTAGAACTTTGAGGGAGAAGACAGCCACGAAGATAACTCTGAGACCATACGTCTTTAATTCTAGAGCAATTGATCAAACAATGAGTGACTGTTTCCGTTGTTTCATGACAGCAAAGGCATATTGGTGATATAGATGGGATGTGGTGATGAATCTGAGCAAGCACCGGAAGTCGACCATGAAGAGCTTTTCAGATAAATAACTTTATTTTGTGAGGCAAGTTCAACTTCCATAGATAAAACAAAAAGTAAAGTATATTTGTTTTTCCttaaatttgataaattttttaaaaatatttttaagttttattttgttttaaaatgatttgcatcaaatatatttctgatgacaaatttttaaaaaaatttaagacagATTTAACAATAATTTCATAATAACAACTCCTCAACATAAGCAAATCAAgtataattttcatgcattattgttagattggtcttaaattttttaaaaatttagccgtcaataatatatttgatgcaaatcgaaaatttttaggacaaaattgaaacaaaataaaacataagagtatttttaaaacttttgtcAAACTTTAAGACAAAAGGTATATTTTATcctaaaacaaaattaataatcaCTACAGTAAATATGATATTATTGAGGAAAAAATTAGTGTTAGGAAATTCCTGATAAATTTATAtcaatattattaaaaaaatgaatatagagagttattttttaattagttaatatttttttaatttattttttaaaatttaaaattgaatgtTTACTATTTAATAGTAGCAAACAACGGTAGAGTAGGTGGCTTAGTAGCGTGGGATAAATTTTGTTGTGTTGAAACttgaaaagaggaaaaatgTTGTACAAcaataaaagtataattttaaaagacaTTAAGTGgaaatttatttctaatatttctCTTGGCACAAGTCAATATCCATTGATTCTGTATGCACACCGataagaattaagaaaatacctattttaaaaatatttataataataaaaaattaaaatgataaatttattattaatattttaaagtgCATATTATTTATCGCAATAAAATGCTTGTAAGTGTGTGCAAAAATGATAGGTGGCAACTACCATACACCTGTCAGGTTGGAGAACAGATGGAAAATTTATTTTGGAGGGTGGAGTGTGTATTCCAAGCAATGGCATTATCCCAAAGCTTAGATGAAGGCTATGGTGTTAATTACTTGCCTCACATTTGGATATCCtttctatttttatcttattcAACAAAACCAATAACCATATGCATACAAGTCAAGTGCATTCCATCAATTATCAACTAATAATTGAAGAAGGATAGAGAAgtacttttaaattaattaatattagtttattttcttttattgtaatttttttctaattttaattttttcaaccacgtatgatttaaaaattgacatgtaagatttagaatttaaaatagaaaaataattaaaaaattaattgatgttaattaaaaaaattaattctagagataaattttaaataagtaAACAAGTAAGGTGACAAATAAATTATTGAGGATTTACAAacagattaatttttttttaaaaatattaataaatttttttaaaataacggATATAAAcatactatttttaatttaattctataattagaatacaaaattttaatttaaattaatttatccacgtttattatcttaaaaaattttattgatatttttttgtttagagaataatctattaaaaatataaatactcGAGAATTTATTTCTCATTCTACTCTAAATAAAGGTGAAAACTCaagtgaagtcgacttcacgtgaagttgatatctgagagccgttagataaaaatttagttaaatcagtCAAAATCATTTAACGGCtctcagatatcaacttcacgtgaagtcgactgcacctgtgTTTCCaccttaaataaataaaatttagaaaaccAGAGGATATGCTAATAAATGCAGAAAACATAAACAATAAAGTGATGAATCTATTATCTATATATAGAGAAGGCTACTCCTATGCTACTATTCATTCCATCACATTCACATTCCAAAAGAAAACAACACTTTCTTTGTTCAATTCTCTCCTATTTCTTTTCCTGCATCTAAAAAAATGATCAGTTCCAAAAGTACAAGAAATCTAGCACTCTTGTTGACTTCAGTGCTCCTTTTTGTTGGTTATGGAAGCTCAGATTTGAACCAAGACAAGCAAGAATGTGCTGACAAACTAGTTGGATTAGCAACTTGTCTTCCATATGTGAGTGCTCAAGCAAAAACCCCAACAGTAGATTGCTGCAGTGGCCTCAAAGATGTTATTGCAAAGAGCAAGAGATGCCTCTGCCTCCTCATCAAATACCATGATGACCCCAATCTTGGCCTCACCATCAATCTCACTCTTGCTCTCAATTTGCCTACTGCTTGTCACACACCTGCTAATATTTCTGAATGTGTTGGTTAGTAACATATTTCATACTAATTTTAGAGTTAAGTTAGgtaatttcatttttaatattGTATCATATCATTAGATGtgtttattgtttattttactTCTTGAACTATTTGTAGTGGTCTCTATTGATGTGAATTATATCATGTTTTGTTCCTCTTTTGTTTTTCAGACCTTTTGCATTTGAAACCTAACTCTCCAGAAGCCAAGGTGTTTTCAGGGGTAGAAAAGGGCACCGGCAAAAACAGTACTGCACCAGTTCCCAGTggtaactaactaactaactaattaactaaccaTTTAGCATATTCAATGGTTTGGGATCACTTGATTTGGGATTTAGCATATTCAATGATATTTTGTGCTGCTTGTTATTTTGgttattattctaaatttttcttttaatgttGTGTGATTTGTGACCATGAAAATTAACTGCAGCTAGTACTGCAACTGGTAGTGCAGCCAAGGAAACAGGCACTGAGAGCAAGAGTGGTGCTGACTGGGGAAAGAATTGGATTGTTAATGATGTGATATGTGGGATTTTACCTTTGGTTCTCATATATCAATTCTTCTTCATAGTATTTTGATCAAGAGTTTCAAGAATTATTGAAGAGTAGGATATATTATTGGCTATTATTATGTCTACTACGTCTCAAGTTTTGCAAttcttatattattttattattgttattatttttaaatttaccccaaaaagaaaaatgatcaaGAAATATTGAAGTGTGTATCTCGTACTGCTAAATTAATTGTTATAGTTGTAGTTGGTGTTACTTACCCTGTGTTGTCCCATTTTTATTCTTAACTTACTTCTTTGCAGTGTGTGTCCATCTTGTGTCTCTAATGTGTTATTAATTTTCCAACTAATGGAACAATTTAAGGGACCCGCTATTTAGGCCTCACATGCTTGAAAGCTTTGAATCACTTGGTCCTTCTCTTTACAATTGGTATCCAATTATTAACTTAGTAGTTATGAACTTATGATGATGTTGACATATTCTTAATGTGTTTTCTTTCCCTTAATCAAACGGAACTACTTCAAGATTGAAACTGGTGCATGTTGATTGGTTGGTTTCAAGATAGATCAAGACTAGTCCTGTTCTTAATGTGTGGAATGTATACACTCTTTTCGTTTTCGAATAACCAGTTCTGTGTAGATAGTGAGATAATCTTCTTCGTAGGGACAAGTAGCAACACAAAAAGACAAAAGAAGGTTATAAGGCTACAAAATGCGTTAGCCAATAGCCATCATTAAAATcaaggaaagaagaaaggacTAAGATCCTTTTGCCTAAAAAAAGAGGTAAATCTTGAGCATTGAGGAG is a window from the Arachis stenosperma cultivar V10309 chromosome 3, arast.V10309.gnm1.PFL2, whole genome shotgun sequence genome containing:
- the LOC130970060 gene encoding non-specific lipid transfer protein GPI-anchored 13, with protein sequence MISSKSTRNLALLLTSVLLFVGYGSSDLNQDKQECADKLVGLATCLPYVSAQAKTPTVDCCSGLKDVIAKSKRCLCLLIKYHDDPNLGLTINLTLALNLPTACHTPANISECVDLLHLKPNSPEAKVFSGVEKGTGKNSTAPVPSASTATGSAAKETGTESKSGADWGKNWIVNDVICGILPLVLIYQFFFIVF
- the LOC130967318 gene encoding gibberellin-regulated protein 12-like; amino-acid sequence: MYQGYFFLLFLAMSFVIQVAHGGGEGSLTPEQCGDACDFRCSDTQYRKACLTYCNLCCQKCLCVPSGTYGHKEECPCYNNWKTKRGGPKCP